In Blastopirellula sediminis, the following proteins share a genomic window:
- the glgC gene encoding glucose-1-phosphate adenylyltransferase, translating into MQNVLSVILAGGKGSRLEPLTRDRAKPAVPFGGVYRIIDFALSNCLNSGLRHIQLLTQYKGQSLDRHVNVGWQRYFCRELGEFIDVIPPQQRIDEQWYQGTADAVYQNIYAMEKHRPDYVLILAGDHIYKMNYASMIDYHIENGADLTIGALRVSPEEAKAFGVMQVDTDQRVIGFEEKSPTPKTIPGDAEHCLASMGIYVFNAHFLFEQLCQDATRRESAHDFGKNIIPSIIDSQRVFAFPFRDENRKQDAYWRDVGTLDAYFEANMDLVHVDPLLNLYDRDWPLRTYQPNVPPPKFVFAGNAEEGRRGCALDSIVCGGSIISGGEVERSIIGPEVRINSFCHVEDSILFEGVNIGRHSRIRRAIIDKGVHIPPGTEIGFDLEMDRRRGFTISSGGVVVIAKGDAVESMVRAEREHVA; encoded by the coding sequence ATGCAAAACGTACTCTCCGTCATCTTGGCTGGCGGAAAAGGGTCGCGATTGGAACCGCTGACGCGGGATCGCGCCAAGCCGGCCGTTCCGTTTGGCGGCGTCTATCGCATCATCGATTTCGCGCTCTCCAACTGTTTAAACAGCGGACTGCGGCACATCCAGCTGCTGACGCAGTACAAAGGTCAAAGTCTCGATCGCCACGTCAACGTCGGCTGGCAGCGCTACTTCTGCCGCGAGCTGGGCGAATTCATCGACGTCATTCCGCCGCAACAACGGATCGACGAGCAGTGGTATCAAGGTACCGCCGACGCCGTTTACCAAAACATCTACGCGATGGAGAAGCATCGTCCCGACTACGTGCTGATCCTGGCCGGCGACCACATCTACAAGATGAACTACGCGTCGATGATCGATTATCACATCGAAAACGGCGCCGACCTGACGATCGGAGCGCTCCGCGTTTCGCCCGAAGAGGCGAAGGCGTTCGGCGTGATGCAGGTCGATACCGATCAACGCGTCATCGGCTTTGAAGAAAAGTCCCCCACCCCCAAGACGATTCCCGGCGATGCGGAGCACTGCCTGGCTTCGATGGGGATTTACGTCTTCAACGCTCACTTCCTGTTCGAGCAGCTTTGTCAGGACGCGACGCGTCGCGAGAGCGCGCACGACTTCGGCAAGAACATCATTCCGTCGATCATTGACTCGCAGCGGGTCTTCGCCTTCCCGTTCCGCGACGAGAACCGGAAGCAAGACGCCTACTGGCGGGACGTAGGTACGCTGGACGCTTACTTTGAAGCGAACATGGACCTGGTCCACGTCGATCCGCTGCTCAACTTGTACGACCGCGATTGGCCGCTGCGAACGTATCAGCCGAACGTTCCCCCGCCGAAGTTCGTCTTCGCCGGCAATGCCGAAGAAGGACGTCGCGGCTGTGCGCTCGATAGCATCGTCTGCGGCGGTTCGATCATCTCCGGCGGCGAAGTCGAACGGAGCATCATCGGACCCGAAGTGCGGATCAACAGCTTCTGCCATGTCGAAGATTCGATCCTGTTTGAAGGGGTCAATATCGGCCGGCACAGCCGCATCCGCCGCGCGATCATCGACAAAGGGGTGCATATCCCGCCGGGGACCGAAATCGGCTTTGATCTCGAAATGGATCGCCGCCGCGGCTTCACGATCAGCTCCGGCGGAGTGGTCGTGATCGCCAAAGGAGACGCCGTCGAAAGCATGGTCCGCGCCGAACGCGAACACGTCGCGTAA